tcccccttgtgagatgggcccccaggccatggagggcaccaaggggaggcaagggaacatTGGGGGGCATCAATTTTTTGCTCGGGGGCCCCAAGAAttttagctacgcctctgaataGGGGGGATGGTTTACTGCAGTTGTAGAACTCTGAAGAACATATGGGATCTGGAAAGCCTGGACTGCTATATTTCCAGAAGTGGTAGAGTTTTTCATCTCTCTCTGGGGTCATATCAGATTGTGGTGAGGATTTCTGAAATGTCAGTAGATTAGCAGTCGTGTATTTCCTGCGCTCATGAGCACACAGCTCCAGCCACAGTTTCCTTGCTGTGGGTGTTACATGTGACCGCAACAGCACTAACGCCTCTAATCCCTTAACCTTCCAGCAGTCCTGGCAATGTTCTGATTTGATCCAAGTTGTGGCTGCACACGTttaccacttaaaggatacctgaggtgacatgtgacatgatgagatagacatgggtatgtacagagccaagcacacaaataattatgctgtgttcctttttttctttctctgtctgaaagagataaacatcaggtatgtagcgacagttcctgtctgagtcagactacagtgtgaccgtcacagataaggaattacaactacaaaacactttcctagcagaaaatagtttctgagagcaggagagagataaaaaggttcattagttcatagattttatttctggcatacttcaatgaatgtgtcattgagaaaaaacaataaaacagtaaaaacttaaaaactagatttaaatataaaataaaactgtggaataaaatgtcattttttttcaggagaaggaggatagatacaattgtttatatcattagtttattttcacctcgggtgtcctttaaaggataccagagcttaaAAATATAGTAAAAACGGGGGTAGCAGGCATGTACATGAAGCAGTCATGTCCACCATTCCCCCGTTTTCCTCCATCCCCCAGCTGCGGGCGAAAGGAGGGGGGGCGGAGGAGAGGTGGGGGGGGATGGTGGGCAAGAGGTCTGCTTCATGTACATGCCTgcatccccgcccccccccccccccccccccctccccgttttTACGATATgtttgagctctggtatcctttaaatggaacctgaagtgagagggatatggtggcttccatatgtatttccttttaatcaataccagttgcctggcagccctgctggtctacttggctgcagtaatgtctgaataatgcctggtacacacaatgagattttctggcagatttactgccagatcgattatttccaacatgtccgatttgaatTTCCAgctgattttctgttcacttctatggataatcgatctggcagtaaatctcattgtgtgtaccaggaataaacccagaaacaagcatgcagataatctcttatcaaatctgaaaataatgcccaaaacacctgatctgctgcatgcttgttcaggggctatggctgaaagtattggaggcagaggatcagcgggagagccaggcaactggtattgtttaaaaaaacaggccttcagggcatCCCTGTCTGGCATCCGGCCAAGCAGTAAAGTGCCGCCCACTCCCTGTCGGGCAATCGATGacatgcgcggaagcatatttctaatccctgtctggcatccggccaaacaggaagtgccgCCCACTTCCTTTTGGGCAATCAATGACGTGCACGGAAGCATATTTCTAAAATACACTTACACACATGCACGACGCAGATAACTACGGCGGGTTTTTTAAATGAGCACTCGTTACcaaagacttacatgacttctggcccGACGCTGGTCTCTGCAGGAGCCGCACGGTGACGTAGGTATGGAAGcgcgttagatagggcacttccggtgcagcgtaccgcaacgcggagagtgtgaactcccccatagactgACATTAGGCTGCAGTGGGGTGCGGTGCATTTACTGCATTGCCccgcctcagtgtgaaagggctcttAGGCTACATTGCCCCTGTGTCCGCTTTCTGTAATGCAGGTGATTGCACCCGTCCGGGACCTGCCACATTTTCCCGAACGTCGCATGCTTTCTTCCATAGAGGAACACAGTGCCACCCCCTACTGGAAACGAGCCTTTACTGCATATTTTATCATCTGTGTACAGATATAGACAGGAGTCCTGTCGTACAATACATGCCGAATATTCTGACTGCAGCAAATACTAAAGCCGGGGCATTCTATTCTTCTTGCTAAAAGATTTGGGTCAGGCCAATGTTCCTTTAAAGGTAACCTTTAaaggagacctatggaagctgccatatttacttcctgttaaccaataccagttgcctggctgtcgtgctgatctgcttgtctgcagtagtgtctgagccagaggtgccccccagtattacgcATATGAGATAGCCAGATATAcccccagtattaagcagcttgggggggggctcaagtataggtagtcagagatgCCCCCAAATATTAGCTGTACactcccagtattaagtagccagagatgCCCTCAAGTTGTAGGTGGCTACTAGATGTCTAACTAGTATATGAAGCTAGATATGCTAGATAGTATTaattagctcccccccccccccccttccttcccagtgcaggtagccagatgtgtcccagtgttatggctcatacacacggggtacggctgtcgccgcaaccacatgGCACGCTCGTGTTGcgacgacaggtcgcccgtgtgtatcaatcgccggctacagctgtcaatcgccggctacagctgtcgccgcaacttcgtcgcaactgtcgctagtccgcatttgcatgcggactagcgacagcagcccacacacagcacacagagcttccggcggggggggagaCAGATGTTTCCCCAGTACAGGGAGCCAAATGCACCCCCAGTATTAAGCAGTATCCCCGACTATGAGTAGCAAATGTTCCCCCAATCATCCACTACATAGTCTacagtggagtgtgtgtgtgtgtgggggggggggggggggaaacctcAATAAAATTATTTCGCGTTTTACAAACATAAAAGAGACACACAAAAATGCTGACAACAGCAGAAGAACATTCCATATTTTCGTAGCATTGCATCTGCCCAGACCTGGACTTGTAAGCTTGATAACCCTTATTTGGGTTAGGTGCACTTGGGATCGGGACCAGGCACTGAGCCTCCTGTTTCCAAACGTGCGCAAACTGCCACCTTTCTGCCATTTATTATGCCTCTGCTCGAGCTCTCCCTTAAGAATGTGCATTGAAACGCTTTCTCACCTGAGTTGTCATGTCTGTCTCCGACACGCCAGTGAGTACTGGGGCTCCTTGTGACCTGGGGGCCTGCTGCCCCTTTGTCCCAGCCCCTGGTGACAGCAGCAACGGTGGCAGGACGGGGGCGGCTCGGGGAAGTCCAGAATCCAGGGAGTGCCCAGCCCCCGCTCTGTGCTGTCCCCCCACGTCCAGCTGGTAAAAGTCCACACAGGTCCAACGTCCCCTCTGATACCTCCGTCCACCACCCAGAGGAGCCTGGTCCAAGCGCACTAGGCGAAAGCGGGAGGTGGGGGGCGAGCGAGGACCATTGGGGGGCGTCGGCGATGTAGAGCGATCCAAGACGTTCGGTGATATCGGTGACAGAGGAGAGGTTGGCTGGTAGTCAGACGTAACGCTGGTTATTTGAAATCCGCTACGTTTCTTCCCCAAGCTCATGGTAGATGAAACCTACGAAGAAGAGAAGATCTATGTCATAGCCAGTGTAGGTATAGAGtacgggtgtcaaactcaaatagtgAGCCAAAACTGATCACTAGGACCAAGTCACAGGACAAccttaatgtctagtggccacctccctcccttataaagttccctggtgtctagtggatccCCACCTACCCCTAAATAGTTCCCTGGTGCCCCCACTCCCATATTCAGCTTCAtaatgtctagtggccccactccctcccctatacatttccccagTGTCTAGTGGATCCCCACCTACCCCtaaatagttccctggtgtctagtgctttaccTTTCCCTATAGGGCTTTACCCATAGTATAGCTTCCATGGTGGTATAGTGTGggcaaaacataatgcaaagtggggagacCATTTAAGGGCCACATTTGatggctcagagggccagatttggcatgTATGGTGTAAAGTATTTCGGTAGTTGGCCTGGGTGCTGTGTAGTTAATTGGAGTAGTCAGTGGAGGCGCCATGTAGTGTACTTTGAGAATTTGAGTTGTATTGCATATTTTGTGTAGATGCCGGGTAGTGTTTTTGGGTGTTTAGTGTTGATGCTTTGTAATATATGAGGGTTGGTGAAGATGTGATGTAGTACAATCTCTCCATTGGCTGCCTATTactcaaaggatccagtttaagccCTTCacgctatcatacaaagctctacataaatTGTCCCCaccatacatttcctcattaatctccagatacctccccaccCGAAACCTTTGCTCCTCCTAGGAGACCCTCCTGccctctagcttggtcacctcttctcactcccgcatccaggacttctcatgagcatCACCTCTCCTATGGAACGCTCTCCCCAGCCTGTccgtcatgctccaagcctggaaaccttcaatcaTAGTCTCAAAATACACCCGTTCAGCCAagactataatttgctataggtagcattggagggtcactgcctcatccttccctaatgtctccaccccactaccctctagtttgtaagctcacaagggcacggacctcctcctagtgtttcttgttctgctgtaatttatcatatgagcatgtaccagtattggtgatgtctcacacCACTCATCAgctatgtatttgtattgctggatgtcctgattgtacagagttttgaacgtCTCCTGTATCTATGGTCTCCACAAGTTGTTTTCTACTAGATAAAGCAGTTTTGGAAGATCTTTGCGCTATATAGATAAAaacaattattattgatttataaagcagtgccatattccgtggcgctgtacaaagtaagaaacaaacatgggaacataataatacagacaatggtgtacaccaatatacaaaatacagaaatggtacaaaatacagagttggtaataACAGAATtactatgaataaatgtgtaacaaaatccaagacacaaaagggtgacagagcCCTGCCCCTTCAAGCtttcaatctaaaggaatgggggggggaggggcagtatacaatatttatacctagaagcagtgtgttttaggttatctcgtaggaagtacaacttggccaaaGGTCAAAGGGGAATTGATCTAAGAAAAAGTGTATGCTTGtttgaaaaagtgagttttgagggaatgtttaaagatatcaatggttggggagtgatggatgtgttgtggcagaggattccagaggaggggtgaagcacgtgagaaatcttATAGAAGAGGACAATAGAAGGTTGTGtgaagatctgagattgtggttgggatggtatctggaaactagtgagcagATGTAcagggttgaacttgatggacgtatgtattttttcaaacaaaataactatgtaaggggagagagattgtggagacctTTGTAAGTTTGACctcaatcctctggttaattggcagcaagtgaagagcttgacagagaggagcagcagagagatgaatgagatcaACAGCTGAGTTCAGTGCAGATTggggcggggccagtctgttagttggtagtccacaaagaagAATGTTACAATAGTATTATaaaagcatgtattaacattttagtcatgtcctgagtgagaaaaggtcagatgtGAGATATGGTTTTGAGTTAAAgaagacaggagctggttagggagtgaatgtgagaaaTAAAAGAGTGAGAGAAGTAAAATATCACCCCtaagcactgtgctttgggaactgaagtaataggggtgttattaacatttattgttatatcaggcagagaggtggacagagacggtggaaaaatgattacttttgttttacttatattaagttttaagaagcgagaggtcaTGAAAGAGGTTATAGCAGACATATAACAGTCAAGAACACATGTGAGGATGGGGTTAAGATCCGATACAGTTGTGTATGGTCCGCATATAAGTGGTATTGAGACCCAAATGACTTGATTAAGTTGCCAAgatcgtgcatgtagatggaaaagaggagggagcTAAGGACAGAGCCTTAAAGGTACCACCACataaggatggggagaggagatctgatctgagtaagagACCGAGGAGGGAgctaaggacagagccttgaggtaccaccacataaggatggggagaggagatctgatctgagtaagagACCGAGGAGGGAgctaaggacagagccttgaggtaccaccacataaggatggggagaggagatctgatctgagtaagagACCGAGGAGGGAgctaaggacagagccttgaggtaccaccACAGGTAAAGGATGCGGAGAGGAGATCTAATCTGAGTAAGAGaccgtgaaagaccttccagagagataggaagatatccaggtgaGAGCGAAGCCCTTTATACCTAtagattgtaacgatcggtgaagcacagagaggatctgattaccgggcggtgatctgcagtatcactggaaatacagatgtatacccaattataagtgatctgcagtatcaccgataatccgatataccagctaacctctgttcacctgagtagagtgtagtgttttggtgtaacagtaacactttgaggacaagcctcagcgcagtcaggagtactgcacagattccttccgcagacccggactctccaagatgggaggagtcgggctgacagcaggaaggattgtctgaaagtaaccctcaggaggaagggtcgctaacagagcgaggaaccgcctctaacggtaaggtcggttctcaaggtcggacaagccaggtcgtacacacacggacagatacagtacaagatcagaagacaaaggcggagtctaagtacaggcagggttcggcaacggggtatcagatatatcgaggtacaaaatcaggaggcagaaacagagtctagggacgagccggggtttggcaacagagtatcagaaatatcgaggtgcaagatcagagttcaggaggatagtcaggcaagcaggaagtcataacagataatcacaatcaaactagtactttaaactatcaacagaatctagctaagtgtaggattacagctccagctggtcccggcacacttgcggatctgactacggatctgggtgctcccacgtatgtgatcgcaacgccagacaaagagcaagtgaacagccagtggtatat
This DNA window, taken from Hyperolius riggenbachi isolate aHypRig1 chromosome 3, aHypRig1.pri, whole genome shotgun sequence, encodes the following:
- the LOC137562492 gene encoding TSC22 domain family protein 4-like; this encodes MSLGKKRSGFQITSVTSDYQPTSPLSPISPNVLDRSTSPTPPNGPRSPPTSRFRLVRLDQAPLGGGRRYQRGRWTCVDFYQLDVGGQHRAGAGHSLDSGLPRAAPVLPPLLLSPGAGTKGQQAPRSQGAPVLTGVSETDMTTQLSPPLQPPSPIIIIHNENRRSRPMSDVFNERLLLAQSVFGMGDESDQDSATNSNMGAIDNKIEQAMDLVKTHLLFAVREEVEALKEQIKELSERNSLLERENGLLRTLATQQQLSDITSRVQASRKGV